One segment of Drosophila mauritiana strain mau12 chromosome 3R, ASM438214v1, whole genome shotgun sequence DNA contains the following:
- the LOC117142965 gene encoding uncharacterized protein LOC117142965 isoform X16, which yields MSLSQRSHSAAPSDGYHSSGVGGAPSGGPAYGYRSTSPRRGSLSPPDERYIDYPVLPVHGSSPNAPSAYQGPGGASSAAASASQQQRFQSRSATATPTGSPKKRQLPQVPQTSRSAMLRDRLGQDFDERLASGGRFGRHRTRQPHHQATYRSTGMGGWERHYTGLSDSDLHSMDARMRPRHSLSPDKDFMGEFGDSDMESVVSVTSSAFSTQSERPRTSRGLSFPRNWRNLFGVRNSFLGGAGGEPITGLRLHHSEPGRANTIEVDDCDYLPVGGAQQLVLLEQLEQLQQLAALAAADSPPISAGIGIQPPHQVLVTDANSGQLVEQFYVEPGTMAEEMMEPIDPHLHPHSVFYSPSPHLPPQPFDIDIDNIYPPRRSNGLKPNVQATAAAYPLPLLPSFEQFKRITTPITNFFRSSSPAGVHPHAHDHASTTPSSLVGYVRDHQDKSCSHCQNGSQPVVLSTHHTLHLTAAGLAIGACQDPCCLADAHPHPQHQPMGYGEPPTSDPAMCGECVDQHFLGGLTGPQLNLGVVPTYHVHTPTPNAHRRARGQMATPAPPPTQSVLRLSRQLSEDALVAAVPISEAKAQPTSILKKPKLERRRLFHEGQSRSLDYDDLHTKSWGRRRIRYEDEVMPSSGDYPYPHSNPYASYSPTAAMSRRYGSETNIRQSYMGANVDANHPLSHSHFLVTDDKIVTITYDSDVGWTRRGVAPSLFRGAHRQRGLADPRNHMSLDLQRTSQQKLYGPAAPYLKRRRNLPHPPSAQNAHNFSPMEPGSGMDGLNAAAAGMVEQGNGMGSGGAHNTTSTHNSNHHTNHHNSQASSVSVSQSHNQQLQQQQQLQQQSVRQKGKEGTTAISGSMMASEQLTKSSSGSGGATSAAAAGHLVVGGTNANNASSSSFANPQPPPPQQQQQLHGSPNNLNNNNKRAPSSTPQQNTNTINDANNLTLDATQQQSQQQQQLLQPPNTCTNQNTNPTTTLTTTTTTSSNATNAATTTTANATNATKTATNPTTTTTNNTNEPNATTTTTTTNANADADANADADAPLDAIDWDAIDAMLDDDFSEYDKDKNGAEEAGGSKSAEGASAEDKVDGSLSDTANDRKKGGGVDQERSPKGGSGMGKKSNSTSQLSATGRKRRMGFGKKGKNSFTVHRSEEVLPGDITRELRTGGGLGVSLGGAGGAAGGSGGAGGGGLSRGSSSEADAIEQFFGDGAGGERFSPSLRNDGALNEFVDGLGPGQLVGRQVLGAPSLGDIQLSLCHQKGCLEVEVIRARGLQQKAQSKMLPAPYVKVYLVSGKRCVDKMKTSSARRTLDPLYQQQLVFKQSYTGCILQITVWGDYGRIEKKVFMGVAQIMLDDLNLSNIVIGWYKLFGTTSLVSCPTNIGLGSRRSSIASLDSLKL from the exons GTGCCGCAGACCTCCCGCAGTGCGATGCTGCGAGATCGACTGGGTCAGGATTTCGACGAGCGGTTGGCCTCGGGTGGTCGCTTCGGGCGGCACCGCACACGGCAGCCGCATCACCAGGCCACCTACCGCAGCACCGGAATGGGCGGATGGGAGCGCCATTACACGGGACTGTCCGACAGCGACCTGCACTCTATGGACGCGCGGATGCGACCAAGGCACTCGCTGTCGCCGGACAAGGACTTTATGGGCGAGTTCGGCGACTCGGACATGGAGTCGGTGGTCAGCGTGACCTCCAGCGCCTTCTCCACGCAGTCGGAGCGACCGCGCACGTCGCGCGGACTCAG CTTCCCCCGCAACTGGCGCAATCTCTTTGGCGTCCGCAACAGCTTCCTCGGGGGAGCAGGAGGCGAACCCATTACCGGACTGCGGCTGCACCACTCGGAGCCCGGAAGGGCCAACACCATCGAAGTGGATGACTGCGACTATCTGCCGGTGGGCGGTGCCCAGCAGTTGGTATTgctggagcagctggagcaactgcagcagctggCCGCTCTGGCTGCAGCAGATTCCCCACCCATTTCGGCGGGAATTGGAATACAGCCACCTCATCAGGTCTTGGTTACCGATGCCAATAGCGGCCAGTTGGTGGAACAATTCTACGTTGAGCCCGGCACAATGGCCGAGGAGATGATGGAGCCAATCGATCCCCATTTACATCCACATTCCGTCTTCTACTCGCCATCGCCCCATTTGCCACCACAGCCATTCGACATCGATATCGATAACATTTATCCACCACGACGGTCCAACGGACTGAAACCGAACGTACAAGCCACCGCCGCTGCCTatccgctgccgctgctgccgagCTTTGAGCAATTCAAGCGCATTACCACGCCCATCACGAATTTCTTCCGCAGCTCCTCGCCCGCGGGCGTCCACCCCCACGCCCACGACCACGCCTCTACGACGCCTAGTTCGCTGGTGGGCTATGTACGCGACCACCAGGACAAGAGCTGCAGCCACTGCCAGAATGGAAGTCAGCCGGTGGTGCTGTCGACGCACCACACCCTTCACTTGACCGCCGCCGGTCTGGCAATCGGGGCTTGCCAGGATCCCTGCTGTTTGGCGGATGCCCATCCGCACCCACAGCATCAGCCGATGGGCTACGGGGAGCCACCCACTTCGGATCCTGCGATGTGCGGCGAGTGTGTGGATCAGCACTTCCTGGGTGGATTAACGGGACCGCAACTGAATCTTGGTGTGGTTCCCACTTACCATGTTCACACGCCCACTCCAAATGCACATCGGCGTGCCAGGGGACAAATGGCCACTCCTGCACCTCCGCCCACGCAATCGGTGCTGCGTCTGTCTCGCCAATTGAGCGAAGATGCCCTCGTGGCAGCCGTTCCCATTTCGGAAGCTAAGGCGCAACCAACTTCGATCCTGAAGAAACCGAAGCTGGAGCGAAGGCGACTCTTTCACGAGGGACAATCCCGGTCGCTAGACTACGATGATCTGCACACGAAGAGCTGGGGCCGCCGTCGAATTCGGTACGAGGACGAGGTGATGCCTTCGTCTGGAGACTATCCTTATCCCCATTCGAATCCGTATGCCAGCTACTCACCCACGGCGGCAATGTCGCGACGCTACGGATCGGAGACCAATATTCGGCAGAGTTATATGGGTGCAAATGTGGATGCCAACCATCCGCTGAGTCACTCGCATTTCCTGGTAACGGATGACAAGATAGTGACCATTACCTACGACTCGGATGTGGGCTGGACGCGACGGGGCGTGGCTCCATCCCTCTTTCGCGGAGCGCACCGACAACGTGGACTGGCGGATCCCAGGAACCATATGTCGCTAGATTTGCAGCGGACCAGTCAACAAAAGCTGTACGGACCGGCGGCACCGTATTTGAAGCGCCGAAGGAATTTGCCGCATCCGCCCAGTGCGCAGAATGCCCACAACTTTTCACCAATGGAGCCGGGATCGGGAATGGATGGGCTGAATGCTGCGGCAGCGGGAATGGTGGAACAGGGCAACGGAATGGGTAGCGGTGGTGCACACAACACTACCAGTACACACAATAGCAACCACCACACCAACCACCACAATAGCCAAGCGAGTAGTGTTAGTGTTAGCCAAAGTCACAATCAACAacttcaacaacaacaacaattacaacaaCAATCAGTTAGGCAAAAAGGGAAAGAAGGCACCACCGCCATTAGCGGATCGATGATGGCATCGGAGCAGCTGACGAAATCTAGTAGTGGGAGCGGTGGTGCAACatctgctgccgctgctgggCATCTTGTCGTCGGTGGTACTAATGCTAATAATGCTTCTTCTTCCTCTTTTGCAAATCcccaaccaccaccaccacaacaacaacaacaacttcaTGGATCACCCAACAAtctcaacaacaataacaaacgtGCCCCATCATCAACACCACAACAAAACACGAACACCATAAATGACGCCAACAACCTGACGCTCGACGCCACACAACAAcaatcacaacaacaacaacaactactaCAACCACCAAATACATGCACAAATCAAAACACGAATCCAACAACCAcattaacaacaacaaccacaacatcGTCGAATGCAACGAATGCGGCGACAACGACAACCGCAAATGCAACAAATGCTACAAAAACTGCCACAaatccaacaacaacaacaacgaataACACGAACGAACCaaacgcaacaacaacaaccacaacaacgaACGCTAATGCTGACGCGGATGCTAACGCGGACGCTGATGCTCCGCTGGACGCCATCGACTGGGATGCCATCGATGCTATGCTGGACGACGACTTTAGCGAGTACGACAAGGACAAGAACGGCGCCGAAGAGGCTGGTGGCTCCAAGTCAGCGGAGGGCGCAAGTGCCGAAGATAAAGTCG ATGGCAGCCTCTCGGACACCGCGAACGATCGCAAGAAGGGCGGCGGCGTCGACCAGGAGCGATCCCCGAAAGGAGGCAGCGGCATGGGCAAGAAGTCCAACTCCACGTCGCAGCTTTCGGCCACAG GTCGTAAAAGACGTATGGGCTTTGGAAAGAAGGGTAAGAACTCGTTCACGGTGCACCGCAGCGAAGAAGTGCTGCCCGGCGATATAACGCGGGAACTGCGAACCGGTGGCGGATTGGGCGTCAGTCTCGGCGGTGCCGGTGGTGCCGCCGGTGGGTCAGGTGGCGCCGGCGGGGGCGGCCTGTCCCGCGGCTCGTCCTCGGAGGCGGACGCCATCGAGCAGTTCTTCGGCGATGGTGCCGGCGGGGAAAG ATTCTCCCCTTCGTTGCGCAACGATGGAGCCCTCAATGAGTTCGTGGATGGTTTGGGACCTGGTCAACTGGTTGGTCGCCAGGTGCTGGGAGCTCCTTCGCTGGGCGACATCCAGCTATCGCTGTGCCACCAAAAAGGCTGTCTGGAGGTGGAGGTCATACGGGCCAGGGGCTTACAG CAAAAAGCCCAGTCAAAAATGCTACCTGCTCCGTATGTAAAGGTGTACCTAGTGTCGGGAAAGCGCTGTGTGGACAAGATGAAGACTTCCTCGGCTCGACGCACCCTGGATCCACTGTACCAGCAGCAGTTGGTATTCAAGCAGTCCTACACCGGTTGCATACTACAG ATTACCGTGTGGGGCGACTATGGCCGCATCGAGAAGAAGGTGTTTATGGGCGTGGCGCAGATAATGCTCGACGATCTGAATCTGTCGAATATCGTGATCGGCTGGTACAAGCTCTTTGGCACCACCTCACTGGTCAGTTGTCCCACTAATATAGGCTTAGGCTCTAGGCGCTCATCCATAGCCTCACTCGACTCACTCAAACTCTAG
- the LOC117142860 gene encoding protein tincar isoform X1, whose amino-acid sequence MGGKHQGSGAGASSGGGSLNSSLCNSVMTNATTASSSLTQQQQQLQAKYIKSKRHQSRYTSLQHSGHDSGSYLHLNSLWSIWYGVLLTLFQGYLAMHGAYRFLGCSLIPWKIEPVAELNLQIVLSGVVFILLPVFFTSAVFKVGNLANDGIKLATGARERRCTLSPHDGLEEESRGGTLRALWTHGGPTAAFVHILIALCLLLPRLLLEARIIENGLLPKEQIWATELDFVVINRRNLMAMSVVGATPFPRHHQPSSQQQSHHQHGRLNLTANSLEQDEEDYFNDTMFTAIRGVPAGGNNNLFDLRPDRMANGRKAAKTTATTRTTTTANKLDAGKGQYFEVPDLINQDIDEEERQELEEAIRGEEDDGDEGVGVGEEGTVIMPDFDELAPRTAVGTSTTTAKASSDADKLNVENWQQLGTLGKADASSSSSSTTSTTTTTTTSTTTTAATTTSTRGTSTTTTTIKPTEITTTRQSAHHHHGKSRKHHKHHNKQRQQQPPRRHHVASHEQAILESFPEEETTTRDSSIHRVRPEVLPELPIPSTPVSASNSKIIAIKAKNQKRRISKRAAGVEIEPEYLLGDANINSSEFVAKSNEEEPEESEDFELEDGDFQAVPALTPAPPAEPIGPKPGQDYVRLDGFAGMLQLFFGIDKPIDVAIFSQPPSAEFVNLLFALLVWSVRYPAVFWNTSKAFACVFSLQMVVAALDIILGYVGISNLYKLQIYAEAMPVHQPGLILNAVVTLALYLLSTALVLASSMVMYLYGHGRLATRMRDRSIITLKTHQTWIYFAHCASLCFVLALAVVKAPLLNDLSATYKNNLHCPTFLAALVGVTHLLLWIVIWLCLTIKRRWHFKLPPLDSTYGGLLGKSSAQPLLMSSGQRTGSNSSSSGCNSTSTTVNGGDSKPDMMSTATSTELGMGMGMGGGINGGMGGTGMGLAAQEDIYWPKLTPSSPKLKVTFNEVTSTSDDVLLIGDQEQTDGKRHTSRGASVCFASATGEVDDGEYATLRAATAGAVVGITMGSMKRGVSNTSVGVSLLHLSEYDELPPPPPANHHHQQHQQQQQRQAHSFAHGHPHDYANLSGLGGISDDNISEEGKLLACVRDDSITYASTRDLEPPQPSAQAPPPPPPLPMKGAPVPEPPAVMPHSAGIYGRAPQAMPEMMQLSPEHHHNPLQHSLQHPQHHPLQQQQKQQPPQHPLQQQGNPHQHLVSPLAPVTVAVHTNEAHIASSSTPRCLRRADSGVPNEALTPRSDTTSTTESTNTTSPPERAPSESSSGVHSGEERELEVIIRPRANSKPPPRPPQPPIQEEPYGRCTNMRMSSFNADPAATSSAVINSATLPPQRSVPEQKFDYTAHCSTMPLPVGCHSQQLAGSGNGYASTSAMTSSMGGGGMPPLPPSQVSSFMTPNSMHYANASVALGNGSGQQQPHTTLPNGVRYSNPHFLRRLPHVTKAAESPYGHLGYGAGHHAFAKLPHETHPTIPEDRDSANYSMASDQDCGLYVTAQLH is encoded by the exons GTTGGCAACTTGGCAAACGACGGAATTAAATTGGCCACAGGTGCCAGGGAGCGGCGCTGCACCCTATCGCCGCATGATGGCCTGGAGGAGGAGTCGCGGGGCGGAACCCTTCGAGCCCTTTGGACACACGGCGGACCCACGGCGGCCTTCGTCCACATCCTGATTGCACTCTGCCTGCTGCTGCCGCGTTTGCTGCTCGAGGCTCGCATCATTGAGAACGGATTGCTGCCAAAAG AGCAAATTTGGGCCACTGAATTGGACTTTGTTGTGATCAATCGACGCAATTTGATGGCCATGTCGGTGGTGGGAGCCACACCCTTTCCCAGGCACCACCAGCCGTCGAGCCAGCAGCAGTCCCACCACCAGCATGGCAGACTAAACTTGACCGCAAACAGCTTGGAACAGGACGAGGAGGACTACTTCAACGATACCATGTTCACGGCCATCCGTGGAGTGCCAGCCGGGGGCAATAACAATTTGTTCGATCTGCGACCCGATAGGATGGCAAACGGCAGGAAGGCGGCCAAGACGACGGCGACGACCAGGACAACAACCACCGCCAATAAACTGGATGCGGGCAAGGGCCAATACTTTGAAGTGCCCGATTTAATTAATCAAGATATCGACGAGGAGGAGCGCCAAGAGCTGGAGGAGGCGATTCGTGGCGAGGAAGATGATGGAGATGAAGGTGTGGGTGTCGGCGAAGAGGGAACCGTCATCATGCCAGATTTCGATGAGTTGGCGCCAAGAACCGCAGTTGGAACGTCAACCACAACGGCTAAGGCGTCCTCTGACGCCGACAAgttaaatgtggaaaattgGCAACAGCTAGGAACTCTGGGCAAAGCGGACGCATCGAGCAGCTCCAGTAGCACAACATctaccacaacaacaactacgaCATCGACAACAACCACTGCAGCCACAACAACTAGTACAAGGGgtaccagcaccaccaccaccactatTAAACCCACAGAGATAACAACTACCAGACAATCAGCACATCACCATCATGGAAAGTCCCGCAAACACCACAAACATCACAATAAACAGCGTCAACAGCAGCCACCGCGTCGCCATCACGTGGCCTCCCACGAGCAGGCGATCCTCGAGAGCTTTCCAGAGGAGGAAACCACCACGCGCGACAGCAGCATTCATCGCGTAAGACCCGAAGTCCTGCCGGAGCTACCGATTCCCTCGACGCCCGTCTCGGCCTCCAACTCCAAGATCATTGCCATCAAAGCGAAGAACCAGAAGCGCAGGATATCCAAACGGGCTGCCGGTGTTGAAATCGAGCCGGAATATCTGCTCGGCGATGCCAATATAAATTCCAGCGAATTCGTGGCCAAATCGAATGAGGAGGAGCCTGAAGAGAGCGAGGACTTCGAGCTGGAGGATGGTGATTTTCAGGCAGTGCCCGCCCTGACTCCTGCACCTCCTGCTGAACCAATCGGTCCGAAGCCAGGGCAGGATTACGTCCGACTGGATGGCTTTGCCGGAATGCTGCAGCTCTTCTTTGGCATTGATAAACCCATCGATGTGGCAATTTTCTCCCAGCCACCCAGTGCCGAGTTTGTGAACCTACTTTTCGCCCTGTTGGTGTGGTCCGTTCGGTATCCGGCCGTTTTCTGGAATACCTCAAAGGCCTTTGCCTGCGTTTTCAGCCTCCAGATGGTGGTGGCCGCCCTGGACATCATACTGGGTTATGTGGGCATCTCGAATCTGTACAAGCTACAGATCTACGCCGAGGCCATGCCGGTTCATCAGCCGGGACTCATCCTGAATGCAGTGGTCACTTTGGCTTTGTATCTTTTGTCCACCGCTTTGGTGTTGGCCTCTTCAATGGTCATGTACTTGTACGGACACGGACGTCTGGCCACCCGGATGCGGGATCGCTCTATCATCACGTTGAAGACCCACCAAACCTGGATCTACTTCGCCCACTGCGCCTCCTTGTGCTTCGTCCTCGCCTTGGCGGTGGTGAAGGCTCCGCTACTCAACGATCTCAGTGCCACCTACAAGAACAACCTGCACTGCCCCACCTTCCTAGCAG CTCTTGTCGGAGTGACACACCTGCTGCTATGGATTGTCATCTGGCTCTGCCTGACCATCAAGCGGCGCTGGCACTTTAAGCTGCCTCCATTGGACAGCACTTACGGCGGACTGCTGGGAAAGTCCAGTGCCCAGCCGCTCCTGATGTCCAGTGGCCAGCGCACGGGGAGCAACTCGAGCAGCAGTGGCTGCAACTCGACCAGCACCACGGTGAATGGTGGTGACTCCAAGCCGGACATGATGAGCACGGCCACCAGCACGGAACTGGGCATGGGAATGGGCATGGGTGGGGGCATCAATGGGGGCATGGGCGGAACGGGCATGGGACTGGCCGCCCAGGAGGACATCTATTGGCCCAAGCTGACGCCCAGTTCGCCCAAGCTGAAGGTCACCTTCAACGAAGTTACGAGTACGTCTGATGATGTCCTACTAATTGGTGACCAAGAACAAACTGATGGCAAGCG CCATACGAGCCGTGGAGCCTCGGTATGTTTTGCCAGTGCTACGGGGGAAGTTGACGACGGCGAGTACGCGACATTAAGGGCAGCCACCGCCGGGGCCGTCGTGGGCATCACCATGGGCAGCATGAAGAGGGGCGTCAGCAACACCTCGGTGGGGGTAAGTCTGCTCCACCTTTCCGAGTACGACGAActtcctccgccgccgccggccaaccatcatcatcagcagcatcagcaacagcagcagcggcaggcCCATTCCTTTGCACATGGACATCCCCACGACTATGCGAACCTGAGCGGATTGGGTGGCATCAGTGACGACAACATCTCCGAGGAGGGCAAGCTGCTGGCCTGTGTGCGCGATGACAGCATCACCTACGCATCCACCAGGGATTTGGAGCCACCACAGCCGTCGGCCcaggcaccaccaccacctccaccgCTGCCCATGAAGGGAGCACCCGTTCCTGAGCCACCAGCGGTAATGCCCCACTCTGCCGGCATCTATGGACGCGCTCCTCAAGCAATGCCCGAGATGATGCAGTTGTCGCCCGAGCACCACCACAATCCACTTCAGCATTCGCTTCAGCATCCACAGCACCATCctctccagcagcagcagaagcagcagccaccACAGCATCCTCTCCAGCAGCAGGGCAATCCGCACCAGCATCTAGTCAGCCCCTTGGCTCCGGTCACGGTCGCAGTTCACACCAACGAAGCGCAT ATTGCATCCAGTTCCACACCCCGTTGCCTGCGTCGCGCCGATTCGGGCGTTCCCAACGAGGCGTTGACACCGCGCAGCGACACCACCTCCACCACCGAAAGTACCAACACCACCTCACCGCCGGAACGCGCACCCTCCGAGTCCTCCAGTGGCGTCCACTCGGGCGAGGAGCGTGAGCTGGAGGTCATCATCCGGCCAAGGGCCAACAGCAAGCCGCCGCCTCGCCCGCCACAGCCGCCGATCCAGGAGGAGCCCTACGGCCGCTGCACCAACATGCGCATGTCCAGCTTCAATGCGGATCCCGCCGCCACCTCGTCGGCGGTCATCAATAGTGCCACATTGCCGCCGCAGCGTTCGGTGCCGGAGCAGAAGTTCGACTATACGGCTCACTGCAGCACAATGCCACTGCCGGTGGGCTGTCACAGCCAGCAGCTCGCCGGGAGCGGTAATGGTTATGCCTCCACCTCGGCAATGACCAGTTCCATGGGCGGTGGCGGTATGCCACCACTGCCGCCATCGCAGGTCTCCAGCTTCATGACGCCCAACAGCATGCACTACGCCAATGCCTCAGTGGCCCTGGGAAATGGAAGTGGTCAACAGCAGCCGCACACCACGCTGCCAAATGGAGTGCGCTACTCCAATCCGCACTTCCTGCGCCGCCTGCCGCACGTGACCAAGGCTGCGGAGTCGCCCTACGGACACCTGGGCTACGGAGCTGGTCACCACGCCTTCGCAAAGCTGCCGCACGAGACGCATCCCACGATTCCGGAGGATCGCGACTCCGCCAACTACTCGATGGCCTCCGACCAGGATTGCGGACTGTATGTGACGGCCCAGCTGCACTAG